A window from Chitinophaga filiformis encodes these proteins:
- a CDS encoding SMI1/KNR4 family protein — protein MAAEYRYMNFLLGYKEHAEEEDACTEEEVRKIEEKLGVKFPQSYREVYLILGEWWGFNFIDDNSYQFPQFEEMRAGAENIIARNKTDFVLDKNMFVFGCFLDNAIVYFFKLDEGDDPPVYWYQGGVKDYELLANSFSSFVEAQAWYKGYLLIKKDKESGRT, from the coding sequence ATGGCTGCAGAATATCGATATATGAACTTCCTCCTGGGGTATAAGGAGCATGCTGAAGAAGAAGATGCCTGTACCGAAGAGGAGGTAAGGAAAATAGAAGAAAAATTGGGAGTTAAATTCCCCCAAAGCTATCGTGAAGTATATCTTATTCTTGGTGAATGGTGGGGATTCAATTTTATTGATGATAACAGTTATCAATTTCCGCAGTTTGAAGAAATGAGGGCGGGTGCAGAAAACATCATTGCACGAAACAAAACCGATTTTGTGCTGGACAAGAATATGTTTGTCTTTGGTTGTTTTCTGGATAATGCAATTGTTTATTTCTTTAAACTAGATGAAGGCGATGATCCCCCCGTATATTGGTACCAGGGAGGAGTCAAAGATTATGAATTGCTTGCAAACAGTTTTTCATCTTTTGTCGAGGCGCAGGCCTGGTATAAAGGCTATCTTCTTATAAAAAAAGATAAGGAATCCGGAAGGACGTAA